One genomic region from Xylocopa sonorina isolate GNS202 chromosome 8, iyXylSono1_principal, whole genome shotgun sequence encodes:
- the Dscam3 gene encoding Down syndrome cell adhesion molecule 3 isoform X4, which translates to MDSTVTLLLLTACILEIVVAQQGPVFVLEPPSTLVFSNTTGSQLSCSAHGSPTPHVTWITSPDQRSVTAVPGLRQLLGNGTLYFPPFLAQDFRAEVHNARYRCRATSSVGTVLSREVTLRAVLTVPGYDVRVNRSPVVEGCNAVLSCAAREDVKEHLTVTSWFRDEAILLPGSTDTGGRFVVTSQGDLHIRAARPEDGRATYSCLTFHALTSERRRSEPATLTVTEPQGPMPTRLMQRSQIAISAESGSDVHLTCSAQGSPPPQFTWYRDVNGHSIPVESFGRIQLWGDLMQIRRVDAGDAGRYICRASNQHGEQRAETHLSVTSKLNARIQPRVQIINSGESVTMNCTVEGYPVESVEWLHDGVPVLTAQDTRIRLLAPLVLVIGSVGRKDKGMYQCLVRSDKENAQATAELKLGDTVPELQYTFIEQALRPGPPVSLRCSATGSPPPSFTWLLDGEPLSEIASGHRCASRSHRSIFRFLTQRYNARRRYAIGQYVDQSGDVISHLNISSAGAEDGGLYACVASNSLATVEHKARLNIYGPPYIRSIGPVRAIAGVDTTIACPYSGYPITSVEWSREGVALPLDIRHRVDSEGHLTIANVDPNDAVTYTCMVRARSGETASRDIRLTVSSPPVMGPFNFPPNLQEGSRAQVTCTVTSGDLPIHFSWLKDGEPLPSSLRIEERVAEFFSLLVFKELSSRHSGKYTCVATNSAAKVNHTAELLVKVPPQWIFEPQDVATLLGNPLNVHCEAKGFPPPRVTWLRSRGRSSNDYQPLVDGSDGRLTILPNGSLWTASAGPQDEGHYLCRANNGIGSGLSKVIYVSVHEPARFEFQSKNVTIRRGESVTLDCTVIGDNPIEVQWMHNSDRLDTNSHRLSISQIKTDNGLKSQLSIGSSDRQDSGVYRCTADNAYGRSEHLIYLAVQERPDPPASLEVIEIGSRSIRLLWKRAFDGNSPIRNYVIQYRSLNHGLADDWNPAKTHNVTYTPGSSSTGNGAHPTQNALSPFGATSDDQEVALVGGLHPAVTYTFRIFAINSIDVSVPTDPVVAKTQEEAPTEPPQNIKVQSAGPGELMVTWQPPPKESCNGDLLGYIVTWSEHSSSTSGVNQSKSLTVNGWATTKVQLTGLRKFTKYDISIRAFNSIASGPASVPIVGTTQEGVPETPPTQVSCVPLSSQSVKVSWSAPPPHQHGGIIQGYKVYYRPVPTDNMDISTMGEIKKTSSVETYLLTLYKYTNYSIRVLAYTGAGDGVLSPPIFCTTEEDVPGPPAGIKALALTAESILVSWLPPLQPNGNVSKYTVYSREAGSSNHNTHTMHEPPSSPTDTLTMELRGLVERQLYEFWVSATTGLGEGEPTTIVTQTTNTRAPARVASFSQLLRRAIKSSITLSCMVVGNPTPRAIWTYRNGQISTGRHYELTNDGHLNIRGLEQSVAGNYTCSASNLFGDDSITYTLVVVMPPRAPTLELQYTTTNSIRLRWNHPNNGGATIQGYVLSYKRDQGGWEEIALSPEQTEFILSGLKCGSSYLAHLTAHNRVGTGDPSPLISATTKGTAPLLPKERDIISANGTSVKLNLLSWPNGGCPIQYYTVEYRRRISTEPWILVASRATENLIIRDLKTASWYSLRLTAHNDAGSTQTQMEFATTTLSGVSIGPPNDLIMEDDVKKTIPNHKVFYVIIPVVCAIVLIISAAILGYVMLKRSGRANYLGEILPGQQQNQQSGLGLVQQQQQHQQHHHLSSCMSTMQLKSTAERDNRRNHQVYTSSPVKQENHKSNDHGSEMYEISPYATFSVPGRENRSVTTATLDYTMQFKTFGHLENEDINTIDYERSSVDFERSKTPRWHKQRYFPSIAEAESKLRSSRQGSGSDTSGSPCGECAGPSYRVPVKPCRDVFSRGVESSTESNNEGSPSLARRRSRQPSRSTRSSVEDMTLLPPSGFSDSRELSDVECDRDRDRDRGERDRDRDWQGLSAGTRHGGSLGRLPIEAVESMLARYRHEPP; encoded by the exons TGCTGACTGTGCCCGGCTACGACGTCAGGGTGAATAGATCCCCGGTGGTGGAGGGATGCAACGCGGTTCTATCTTGCGCGGCGCGGGAGGACGTGAAAGAACACCTGACAGTCACCTCCTGGTTCCGCGACGAGGCCATTCTTCTACCTGGGAGCACGGACACGG GAGGAAGATTCGTGGTCACCTCCCAGGGTGATCTCCACATCAGAGCTGCCAGACCGGAAGACGGTAGAGCCACGTACTCGTGTTTAACTTTTCACGCGCTAACcagcgaaagaagaagaagcgagCCTGCAACGTTAACAGTCACGG AGCCACAGGGACCAATGCCAACGCGATTGATGCAGAGATCTCAGATCGCCATCTCCGCGGAAAGCGGCTCGGACGTCCACCTGACTTGCTCGGCCCAAGGGAGCCCACCCCCGCAATTTACTTGGTATCGCGATGTTAACG GCCATTCGATACCGGTTGAGTCATTTGGCCGAATTCAGCTGTGGGGCGATTTGATGCAAATTCGCCGCGTAGACGCCGGGGATGCAGGAAGGTACATTTGTCGAGCCAGCAATCAGCACGGCGAGCAACGAGCGGAAACACACCTGTCGGTCACGTCGAAACTTAACGCGAGGATTCAGCCACGCGTTCAG ATCATCAATTCCGGGGAGTCGGTCACGATGAATTGCACGGTGGAGGGTTATCCGGTCGAGAGCGTCGAGTGGCTGCACGACGGTGTCCCCGTATTGACCGCGCAGGACACCAGGATCAGATTGCTGGCCCCTCTGGTGCTGGTGATAGGCTCGGTAGGACGAAAGGACAAGGGGATGTACCAGTGTCTGGTCAGAAGCGACAAGGAGAACGCGCAGGCCACCGCGGAATTGAAGCTCGGAG ACACCGTGCCGGAGCTGCAGTACACGTTCATCGAGCAGGCTCTGCGACCAGGCCCTCCAGTGTCCTTGAGATGCTCCGCGACAGGATCGCCGCCGCCATCGTTCACTTGGCTGCTGGACGGAGAGCCATTGAGCGAGATCGCCTCTGGGCACAGGTGCGCATCTAGATCCCATCGATCAATATTCCGCTTCTTAACGCAGAGATACAATGCCCGACGTAGGTACGCGATAGGACAGTACGTCGATCAGTCTGGAGACGTGATCAGTCACCTGAACATATCGTCGGCGGGCGCTGAAGACGGCGGACTCTATGCCTGTGTCGCGTCCAACTCTCTGGCCACGGTCGAGCACAAAGCCAGACTGAACATTTACG GTCCGCCGTACATCCGATCGATAGGACCTGTACGCGCGATAGCCGGCGTTGATACCACCATAGCCTGTCCTTACTCGGGTTATCCTATCACGTCCGTCGAATGGTCTCGCGAGGGGGTCGCGTTGCCCCTCGATATAAGGCATCGCGTCGATAGCGAGGGCCACCTCACCATAGCCAACGTCGACCCAAACGATGCGGTCACTTACACCTGCATGGTCCGCGCGAGATCCGGCGAGACGGCCAGCAGAGACATCCGGTTGACTGTCAGCA GTCCACCTGTCATGGGTCCCTTCAACTTCCCCCCAAACCTCCAGGAAGGCAGTCGTGCCCAGGTTACTTGCACCGTAACTTCCGGCGATCTTCCAATCCACTTCTCCTGGCTAAAAGACGGCGAACCGTTGCCTTCGTCTTTACGC ATCGAAGAAAGGGTGGCCGAATTCTTCAGCCTGCTCGTTTTCAAAGAACTCTCCTCCCGGCACAGCGGCAAGTATACTTGCGTGGCGACTAATAGCGCAGCCAAAGTGAACCACACGGCCGAGCTTCTGGTTAAAGTGCCGCCACAGTGGATATTCGAACCGCAAGACGTAGCCACCCTCTTGGGCAATCCTCTCAACGTCCACTGCGAGGCCAAGGGGTTCCCTCCGCCGCGTGTCACGTGGCTGCGTTCCAGAGGAAGGTCCTCCAACGATTATCAGCCGCTGGTCGATGGCTCTGATGGGAGATTGACCATTCTACCGAATGGATCATTGTGGACGGCCTCGGCTGGACCCCAAGACGAAGGACACTATCTCTGTCGAGCGAACAACGGGATTGGTTCTGGCCTGAGCAAAGTGATTTACGTGTCAGTACACG AGCCAGCGAGATTCGAGTTCCAGAGCAAAAACGTGACGATCCGCCGCGGCGAGTCCGTGACGCTGGATTGCACTGTCATCGGGGATAATCCCATAGAAGTGCAGTGGATGCACAACAGCGATCGTTTAGACACGAACAGTCACCGGCTGAGCATCAGTCAGATAAAAACGGACAACGGGCTGAAATCGCAGCTATCAATTGGGAGCAGCGATCGGCAGGATTCTGGGGTCTACAGATGCACCGCGGACAACGCTTATGGCAGGAGCGAGCATCTAATTTATTTGGCTGTTCAAG AAAGGCCGGATCCGCCAGCCTCGCTCGAAGTCATAGAAATCGGCTCGCGATCGATACGACTACTCTGGAAGAGGGCTTTCGACGGAAACAGCCCGATACGGAATTACGTTATTCAGTATCGGTCCCTGAATCACGGTTTGGCTGACGATTGGAACCCTGCGAAAACGCACAATGTCACTTACACGCCCGGAAGTTCCAGCACCGGGAACGGTGCGCATCCAACGCAGAACG CACTGTCCCCGTTCGGAGCTACCAGCGACGACCAAGAGGTAGCTTTAGTGGGTGGGCTTCATCCAGCGGTGACTTACACGTTTCGTATATTCGCGATAAATTCCATAGACGTGAGTGTGCCCACGGATCCTGTAGTTGCCAAGACTCAAGAAGAAG CCCCCACTGAGCCACCCCAAAATATTAAAGTGCAATCAGCTGGGCCTGGAGAGCTTATGGTTACCTGGCAG CCACCCCCGAAGGAATCCTGTAACGGAGATCTATTGGGCTACATAGTGACATGGTCGGAGCATTCATCTTCGACGTCAGGTGTGAACCAAAGCAAAAGTTTAACCGTAAACGGATGGGCGACTACAAAGGTGCAACTCACCGGCTTGAGAAAGTTCACTAAGTACGATATATCGATCAGAGCTTTCAATAGTATAGCCAGCGGCCCGGCGAGCGTGCCCATTGTCGGTACAACTCAGGAAGGAG TGCCGGAAACCCCGCCAACGCAAGTGTCCTGCGTTCCTCTGTCCTCCCAGAGTGTCAAAGTATCGTGGAGCGCTCCTCCGCCCCACCAGCACGGCGGTATTATTCAGGGTTACAAAGTATACTACAGACCGGTGCCCACTGACAACA TGGACATATCGACGATGGGCGAAATAAAGAAGACTTCCAGCGTAGAAACTTATTTGCTCACGCTATACAAATATACGAACTACTCTATCAGAGTGCTAGCTTATACCGGCGCTGGCGATGGTGTTCTGAGCCCACCGATTTTCTGCACAACCGAGGAGGATG TGCCGGGTCCTCCAGCTGGAATCAAAGCTTTAGCGTTAACCGCGGAAAGTATATTAGTCTCGTGGTTACCGCCTCTGCAGCCGAATGGAAACGTCTCGAAATACACGGTTTATAGCAGAGAGGCTGGCTCCAGCAACCACAACACCCACACCATGCACGAGCCACCGTCATCGCCTACTGACACGCTCACCATGGAACTGCGAGGCTTAGTCGAGAG ACAATTGTACGAGTTCTGGGTATCAGCGACAACAGGATTGGGCGAGGGAGAGCCGACCACCATAGTAACTCAAACTACGAACACTAGAG CTCCGGCCAGAGTGGCGTCGTTTTCGCAATTACTGAGGAGGGCGATCAAATCGTCGATTACATTGTCCTGTATGGTCGTCGGTAACCCTACACCTCGTGCGATATGGACGTATCGAAACGGTCAGATCTCCACTGGCAGGCATTACGAATTAACGAACGACGGTCATCTCAATATACGCG GACTAGAACAATCAGTGGCGGGGAATTATACGTGTTCAGCTAGCAATTTATTCGGCGACGATTCCATCACTTACACGTTAGTCGTGGTGATGCCACCTAGAGCGCCAACATTGGAACTACAGTATACGACAACGAATAGCATAAGACTTAGATGGAATCATCCCAACAACGGTGGTGCCACTATCCAAG GCTACGTATTAAGTTACAAACGGGACCAAGGTGGTTGGGAAGAAATCGCGTTATCACCTGAACAGACTGAGTTCATCTTATCGGGTTTAAAATGCGGTTCCTCTTACCTGGCTCATTTAACAGCGCACAACCGCGTGGGCACCGGCGACCCAAGCCCTCTAATCAGCGCGACGACCAAAGGAACTG CTCCTCTGTTACCCAAAGAACGAGACATCATCTCCGCGAATGGCACCTCCGTTAAGTTGAACCTTCTGTCCTGGCCAAACGGCGGCTGTCCGATTCAATACTACACCGTGGAGTATCGTAGACGTATCAGCACCGAGCCGTGGATTCTGGTCGCGAGTCGCGCCACCGAGAATCTGATCATAAGAGACTTGAAGACTGCCTCGTGGTACAGTTTACGTTTGACGGCGCACAACGACGCCGGATCGACGCAAACGCAAATGGAATTCGCGACGACCACGCTCAGCGGCGTCAGCATCGGCCCACCAAACGATTTAATCATGGAGGACGACGTCAAGAAGACTATACCGAATCACAAAGTGTTTTACGTGATCATACCGGTTGTCTGCGCGATTGTCTTGATCATTTCCGCCGCGATCTTGGGATACGTGATGCTCAAACGTAGTGGAAG AGCCAATTACTTGGGAGAAATACTGCCTGGACAGCAACAGAATCAACAATCAGGGCTGGGATTGgttcaacaacaacagcagcatcaACAACACCATCACCTATCGAGTTGCATGAGCACCATGCAACTGAAGTCCACTGCTGAACGTGATAATAGGAGGAACCATCAAGTTTACACTAGCTCGCCGGTGAAACAGGAAAATCATAAGTCGAACGATCACGGATCAG AGATGTACGAGATAAGTCCATACGCGACGTTCAGTGTACCAGGAAGAGAGAATCGTTCAGTGACCACCGCCACGCTAGATTACACGATGCAGTTCAAAACGTTCGGCCATCTGGAGAACGAAGACATCAACACGATCGATTACGAGAGATCCAGCGTGGACTTCGAGAG GTCTAAAACACCAAGGTGGCACAAGCAACGATACTTCCCAAGCATCGCGGAAGCGGAGAGCAAGCTGCGCTCGAGTCGCCAAGGTTCCGGAAGCGACACGTCCGGAAGCCCTTGCGGAGAGTGCGCTGGACCTAGTTACAGGGTGCCAGTGAAGCCTTGCAGAG atgtgttttCACGAGGCGTAGAATCGAGTACGGAGTCCAACAACGAGGGTTCACCTTCGCTTGCGAGACGACGAAGCCGACAACCGAGCCGGTCTACTCGCAG TTCGGTGGAGGACATGACGTTGTTGCCGCCAAGCGGGTTTAGCGACAGCCGCGAATTGAGCGACGTAGAGTGCGACCGTGATCGTGATCGTGATCGTGGCGAGCGTGATCGTGATCGCGACTGGCAAGGTCTGTCGGCCGGGACCCGCCACGGCGGCAGCTTGGGTAGACTGCCGATCGAGGCCGTCGAATCTATGCTCGCTAGGTATCGACACGAACCTCCGTAG
- the Dscam3 gene encoding Down syndrome cell adhesion molecule 3 isoform X5, protein MDSTVTLLLLTACILEIVVAQQGPVFVLEPPSTLVFSNTTGSQLSCSAHGSPTPHVTWITSPDQRSVTAVPGLRQLLGNGTLYFPPFLAQDFRAEVHNARYRCRATSSVGTVLSREVTLRAVLTVPGYDVRVNRSPVVEGCNAVLSCAAREDVKEHLTVTSWFRDEAILLPGSTDTGGRFVVTSQGDLHIRAARPEDGRATYSCLTFHALTSERRRSEPATLTVTEPQGPMPTRLMQRSQIAISAESGSDVHLTCSAQGSPPPQFTWYRDVNGHSIPVESFGRIQLWGDLMQIRRVDAGDAGRYICRASNQHGEQRAETHLSVTSKLNARIQPRVQIINSGESVTMNCTVEGYPVESVEWLHDGVPVLTAQDTRIRLLAPLVLVIGSVGRKDKGMYQCLVRSDKENAQATAELKLGDTVPELQYTFIEQALRPGPPVSLRCSATGSPPPSFTWLLDGEPLSEIASGHRCASRSHRSIFRFLTQRYNARRRYAIGQYVDQSGDVISHLNISSAGAEDGGLYACVASNSLATVEHKARLNIYGPPYIRSIGPVRAIAGVDTTIACPYSGYPITSVEWSREGVALPLDIRHRVDSEGHLTIANVDPNDAVTYTCMVRARSGETASRDIRLTVSSPPVMGPFNFPPNLQEGSRAQVTCTVTSGDLPIHFSWLKDGEPLPSSLRIEERVAEFFSLLVFKELSSRHSGKYTCVATNSAAKVNHTAELLVKVPPQWIFEPQDVATLLGNPLNVHCEAKGFPPPRVTWLRSRGRSSNDYQPLVDGSDGRLTILPNGSLWTASAGPQDEGHYLCRANNGIGSGLSKVIYVSVHEPARFEFQSKNVTIRRGESVTLDCTVIGDNPIEVQWMHNSDRLDTNSHRLSISQIKTDNGLKSQLSIGSSDRQDSGVYRCTADNAYGRSEHLIYLAVQERPDPPASLEVIEIGSRSIRLLWKRAFDGNSPIRNYVIQYRSLNHGLADDWNPAKTHNVTYTPGSSSTGNGAHPTQNALSPFGATSDDQEVALVGGLHPAVTYTFRIFAINSIDVSVPTDPVVAKTQEEAPTEPPQNIKVQSAGPGELMVTWQPPPKESCNGDLLGYIVTWSEHSSSTSGVNQSKSLTVNGWATTKVQLTGLRKFTKYDISIRAFNSIASGPASVPIVGTTQEGVPETPPTQVSCVPLSSQSVKVSWSAPPPHQHGGIIQGYKVYYRPVPTDNMDISTMGEIKKTSSVETYLLTLYKYTNYSIRVLAYTGAGDGVLSPPIFCTTEEDVPGPPAGIKALALTAESILVSWLPPLQPNGNVSKYTVYSREAGSSNHNTHTMHEPPSSPTDTLTMELRGLVERQLYEFWVSATTGLGEGEPTTIVTQTTNTRAPARVASFSQLLRRAIKSSITLSCMVVGNPTPRAIWTYRNGQISTGRHYELTNDGHLNIRGLEQSVAGNYTCSASNLFGDDSITYTLVVVMPPRAPTLELQYTTTNSIRLRWNHPNNGGATIQGYVLSYKRDQGGWEEIALSPEQTEFILSGLKCGSSYLAHLTAHNRVGTGDPSPLISATTKGTAPLLPKERDIISANGTSVKLNLLSWPNGGCPIQYYTVEYRRRISTEPWILVASRATENLIIRDLKTASWYSLRLTAHNDAGSTQTQMEFATTTLSGVSIGPPNDLIMEDDVKKTIPNHKVFYVIIPVVCAIVLIISAAILGYVMLKRSGRANYLGEILPGQQQNQQSGLGLVQQQQQHQQHHHLSSCMSTMQLKSTAERDNRRNHQVYTSSPVKQENHKSNDHGSEMYEISPYATFSVPGRENRSVTTATLDYTMQFKTFGHLENEDINTIDYERSSVDFERSKTPRWHKQRYFPSIAEAESKLRSSRQGSGSDTSGSPCGECAGPSYRVPVKPCRDVFSRGVESSTESNNEGSPSLARRRSRQPSRSTRR, encoded by the exons TGCTGACTGTGCCCGGCTACGACGTCAGGGTGAATAGATCCCCGGTGGTGGAGGGATGCAACGCGGTTCTATCTTGCGCGGCGCGGGAGGACGTGAAAGAACACCTGACAGTCACCTCCTGGTTCCGCGACGAGGCCATTCTTCTACCTGGGAGCACGGACACGG GAGGAAGATTCGTGGTCACCTCCCAGGGTGATCTCCACATCAGAGCTGCCAGACCGGAAGACGGTAGAGCCACGTACTCGTGTTTAACTTTTCACGCGCTAACcagcgaaagaagaagaagcgagCCTGCAACGTTAACAGTCACGG AGCCACAGGGACCAATGCCAACGCGATTGATGCAGAGATCTCAGATCGCCATCTCCGCGGAAAGCGGCTCGGACGTCCACCTGACTTGCTCGGCCCAAGGGAGCCCACCCCCGCAATTTACTTGGTATCGCGATGTTAACG GCCATTCGATACCGGTTGAGTCATTTGGCCGAATTCAGCTGTGGGGCGATTTGATGCAAATTCGCCGCGTAGACGCCGGGGATGCAGGAAGGTACATTTGTCGAGCCAGCAATCAGCACGGCGAGCAACGAGCGGAAACACACCTGTCGGTCACGTCGAAACTTAACGCGAGGATTCAGCCACGCGTTCAG ATCATCAATTCCGGGGAGTCGGTCACGATGAATTGCACGGTGGAGGGTTATCCGGTCGAGAGCGTCGAGTGGCTGCACGACGGTGTCCCCGTATTGACCGCGCAGGACACCAGGATCAGATTGCTGGCCCCTCTGGTGCTGGTGATAGGCTCGGTAGGACGAAAGGACAAGGGGATGTACCAGTGTCTGGTCAGAAGCGACAAGGAGAACGCGCAGGCCACCGCGGAATTGAAGCTCGGAG ACACCGTGCCGGAGCTGCAGTACACGTTCATCGAGCAGGCTCTGCGACCAGGCCCTCCAGTGTCCTTGAGATGCTCCGCGACAGGATCGCCGCCGCCATCGTTCACTTGGCTGCTGGACGGAGAGCCATTGAGCGAGATCGCCTCTGGGCACAGGTGCGCATCTAGATCCCATCGATCAATATTCCGCTTCTTAACGCAGAGATACAATGCCCGACGTAGGTACGCGATAGGACAGTACGTCGATCAGTCTGGAGACGTGATCAGTCACCTGAACATATCGTCGGCGGGCGCTGAAGACGGCGGACTCTATGCCTGTGTCGCGTCCAACTCTCTGGCCACGGTCGAGCACAAAGCCAGACTGAACATTTACG GTCCGCCGTACATCCGATCGATAGGACCTGTACGCGCGATAGCCGGCGTTGATACCACCATAGCCTGTCCTTACTCGGGTTATCCTATCACGTCCGTCGAATGGTCTCGCGAGGGGGTCGCGTTGCCCCTCGATATAAGGCATCGCGTCGATAGCGAGGGCCACCTCACCATAGCCAACGTCGACCCAAACGATGCGGTCACTTACACCTGCATGGTCCGCGCGAGATCCGGCGAGACGGCCAGCAGAGACATCCGGTTGACTGTCAGCA GTCCACCTGTCATGGGTCCCTTCAACTTCCCCCCAAACCTCCAGGAAGGCAGTCGTGCCCAGGTTACTTGCACCGTAACTTCCGGCGATCTTCCAATCCACTTCTCCTGGCTAAAAGACGGCGAACCGTTGCCTTCGTCTTTACGC ATCGAAGAAAGGGTGGCCGAATTCTTCAGCCTGCTCGTTTTCAAAGAACTCTCCTCCCGGCACAGCGGCAAGTATACTTGCGTGGCGACTAATAGCGCAGCCAAAGTGAACCACACGGCCGAGCTTCTGGTTAAAGTGCCGCCACAGTGGATATTCGAACCGCAAGACGTAGCCACCCTCTTGGGCAATCCTCTCAACGTCCACTGCGAGGCCAAGGGGTTCCCTCCGCCGCGTGTCACGTGGCTGCGTTCCAGAGGAAGGTCCTCCAACGATTATCAGCCGCTGGTCGATGGCTCTGATGGGAGATTGACCATTCTACCGAATGGATCATTGTGGACGGCCTCGGCTGGACCCCAAGACGAAGGACACTATCTCTGTCGAGCGAACAACGGGATTGGTTCTGGCCTGAGCAAAGTGATTTACGTGTCAGTACACG AGCCAGCGAGATTCGAGTTCCAGAGCAAAAACGTGACGATCCGCCGCGGCGAGTCCGTGACGCTGGATTGCACTGTCATCGGGGATAATCCCATAGAAGTGCAGTGGATGCACAACAGCGATCGTTTAGACACGAACAGTCACCGGCTGAGCATCAGTCAGATAAAAACGGACAACGGGCTGAAATCGCAGCTATCAATTGGGAGCAGCGATCGGCAGGATTCTGGGGTCTACAGATGCACCGCGGACAACGCTTATGGCAGGAGCGAGCATCTAATTTATTTGGCTGTTCAAG AAAGGCCGGATCCGCCAGCCTCGCTCGAAGTCATAGAAATCGGCTCGCGATCGATACGACTACTCTGGAAGAGGGCTTTCGACGGAAACAGCCCGATACGGAATTACGTTATTCAGTATCGGTCCCTGAATCACGGTTTGGCTGACGATTGGAACCCTGCGAAAACGCACAATGTCACTTACACGCCCGGAAGTTCCAGCACCGGGAACGGTGCGCATCCAACGCAGAACG CACTGTCCCCGTTCGGAGCTACCAGCGACGACCAAGAGGTAGCTTTAGTGGGTGGGCTTCATCCAGCGGTGACTTACACGTTTCGTATATTCGCGATAAATTCCATAGACGTGAGTGTGCCCACGGATCCTGTAGTTGCCAAGACTCAAGAAGAAG CCCCCACTGAGCCACCCCAAAATATTAAAGTGCAATCAGCTGGGCCTGGAGAGCTTATGGTTACCTGGCAG CCACCCCCGAAGGAATCCTGTAACGGAGATCTATTGGGCTACATAGTGACATGGTCGGAGCATTCATCTTCGACGTCAGGTGTGAACCAAAGCAAAAGTTTAACCGTAAACGGATGGGCGACTACAAAGGTGCAACTCACCGGCTTGAGAAAGTTCACTAAGTACGATATATCGATCAGAGCTTTCAATAGTATAGCCAGCGGCCCGGCGAGCGTGCCCATTGTCGGTACAACTCAGGAAGGAG TGCCGGAAACCCCGCCAACGCAAGTGTCCTGCGTTCCTCTGTCCTCCCAGAGTGTCAAAGTATCGTGGAGCGCTCCTCCGCCCCACCAGCACGGCGGTATTATTCAGGGTTACAAAGTATACTACAGACCGGTGCCCACTGACAACA TGGACATATCGACGATGGGCGAAATAAAGAAGACTTCCAGCGTAGAAACTTATTTGCTCACGCTATACAAATATACGAACTACTCTATCAGAGTGCTAGCTTATACCGGCGCTGGCGATGGTGTTCTGAGCCCACCGATTTTCTGCACAACCGAGGAGGATG TGCCGGGTCCTCCAGCTGGAATCAAAGCTTTAGCGTTAACCGCGGAAAGTATATTAGTCTCGTGGTTACCGCCTCTGCAGCCGAATGGAAACGTCTCGAAATACACGGTTTATAGCAGAGAGGCTGGCTCCAGCAACCACAACACCCACACCATGCACGAGCCACCGTCATCGCCTACTGACACGCTCACCATGGAACTGCGAGGCTTAGTCGAGAG ACAATTGTACGAGTTCTGGGTATCAGCGACAACAGGATTGGGCGAGGGAGAGCCGACCACCATAGTAACTCAAACTACGAACACTAGAG CTCCGGCCAGAGTGGCGTCGTTTTCGCAATTACTGAGGAGGGCGATCAAATCGTCGATTACATTGTCCTGTATGGTCGTCGGTAACCCTACACCTCGTGCGATATGGACGTATCGAAACGGTCAGATCTCCACTGGCAGGCATTACGAATTAACGAACGACGGTCATCTCAATATACGCG GACTAGAACAATCAGTGGCGGGGAATTATACGTGTTCAGCTAGCAATTTATTCGGCGACGATTCCATCACTTACACGTTAGTCGTGGTGATGCCACCTAGAGCGCCAACATTGGAACTACAGTATACGACAACGAATAGCATAAGACTTAGATGGAATCATCCCAACAACGGTGGTGCCACTATCCAAG GCTACGTATTAAGTTACAAACGGGACCAAGGTGGTTGGGAAGAAATCGCGTTATCACCTGAACAGACTGAGTTCATCTTATCGGGTTTAAAATGCGGTTCCTCTTACCTGGCTCATTTAACAGCGCACAACCGCGTGGGCACCGGCGACCCAAGCCCTCTAATCAGCGCGACGACCAAAGGAACTG CTCCTCTGTTACCCAAAGAACGAGACATCATCTCCGCGAATGGCACCTCCGTTAAGTTGAACCTTCTGTCCTGGCCAAACGGCGGCTGTCCGATTCAATACTACACCGTGGAGTATCGTAGACGTATCAGCACCGAGCCGTGGATTCTGGTCGCGAGTCGCGCCACCGAGAATCTGATCATAAGAGACTTGAAGACTGCCTCGTGGTACAGTTTACGTTTGACGGCGCACAACGACGCCGGATCGACGCAAACGCAAATGGAATTCGCGACGACCACGCTCAGCGGCGTCAGCATCGGCCCACCAAACGATTTAATCATGGAGGACGACGTCAAGAAGACTATACCGAATCACAAAGTGTTTTACGTGATCATACCGGTTGTCTGCGCGATTGTCTTGATCATTTCCGCCGCGATCTTGGGATACGTGATGCTCAAACGTAGTGGAAG AGCCAATTACTTGGGAGAAATACTGCCTGGACAGCAACAGAATCAACAATCAGGGCTGGGATTGgttcaacaacaacagcagcatcaACAACACCATCACCTATCGAGTTGCATGAGCACCATGCAACTGAAGTCCACTGCTGAACGTGATAATAGGAGGAACCATCAAGTTTACACTAGCTCGCCGGTGAAACAGGAAAATCATAAGTCGAACGATCACGGATCAG AGATGTACGAGATAAGTCCATACGCGACGTTCAGTGTACCAGGAAGAGAGAATCGTTCAGTGACCACCGCCACGCTAGATTACACGATGCAGTTCAAAACGTTCGGCCATCTGGAGAACGAAGACATCAACACGATCGATTACGAGAGATCCAGCGTGGACTTCGAGAG GTCTAAAACACCAAGGTGGCACAAGCAACGATACTTCCCAAGCATCGCGGAAGCGGAGAGCAAGCTGCGCTCGAGTCGCCAAGGTTCCGGAAGCGACACGTCCGGAAGCCCTTGCGGAGAGTGCGCTGGACCTAGTTACAGGGTGCCAGTGAAGCCTTGCAGAG atgtgttttCACGAGGCGTAGAATCGAGTACGGAGTCCAACAACGAGGGTTCACCTTCGCTTGCGAGACGACGAAGCCGACAACCGAGCCGGTCTACTCGCAGGTAG